A region from the Kribbella shirazensis genome encodes:
- a CDS encoding MFS transporter, translated as MLRGSRAFRGLWGARAVSVLGDSLGLVALLLYVQSATGAALAVALLLLAGDFVPGLFGAFAGVVGDRFDLKRVMVVCDLVQGVLTAVMAVTLPPLPVLLVMVAVRSVTAQVFHAASRSAMPALVRDEELEAANSALGAGTNGLEAIGPLIAAGLFLVTDVRGILLIDAATFFVSAALLTRLPRIPPSKPSGHSVLKDARDGLGYIWRAAPVRVIGIGFFAVVAFNGVDDVAMVFLAKDELHGSDSASATLYAGVGIGLIAGFAILARYAGRLTMPVLMLLGFAVSSMGNLVTGLAWAIWAALALQVIRGLGIAAIDVGVNTHLQRVVPVHLRSRVFGNLYGAIGLAAGLSYVLGGLLLQHTDARTTFVTAGAGGLIATAATVLAVRRSGDAASEPPVRR; from the coding sequence GTGCTGCGGGGGTCGAGGGCGTTTCGGGGGCTTTGGGGGGCTCGGGCTGTTTCGGTGTTGGGGGACTCGCTCGGGCTGGTGGCGCTGCTGTTGTACGTGCAGTCGGCGACGGGGGCCGCGTTGGCTGTGGCTCTGCTGTTGTTGGCGGGGGACTTTGTGCCGGGGTTGTTCGGGGCGTTCGCGGGGGTGGTGGGCGATCGGTTCGATCTCAAGCGGGTGATGGTGGTCTGCGACCTCGTGCAGGGCGTGTTGACGGCTGTCATGGCGGTGACGCTGCCGCCGCTCCCGGTTCTGTTGGTCATGGTGGCGGTACGGAGCGTAACCGCGCAGGTCTTTCACGCGGCGTCGCGGAGTGCGATGCCGGCGCTGGTGCGCGACGAAGAGCTCGAGGCGGCGAACTCCGCACTGGGGGCGGGGACGAACGGGCTGGAGGCGATCGGCCCGCTCATCGCGGCGGGACTGTTCCTGGTCACCGACGTCCGCGGGATCCTGCTGATCGACGCGGCGACGTTCTTCGTCTCGGCGGCGCTGCTCACCCGGTTGCCGAGGATCCCGCCGTCGAAGCCGTCGGGGCACAGCGTGCTCAAGGACGCGCGGGACGGGCTCGGCTACATCTGGAGAGCGGCCCCCGTCCGCGTGATCGGGATCGGGTTCTTCGCGGTGGTCGCGTTCAACGGGGTAGACGATGTCGCGATGGTATTCCTCGCGAAGGACGAGTTGCACGGCAGCGACTCGGCGTCGGCGACGCTGTACGCCGGGGTGGGCATCGGACTCATCGCAGGCTTCGCGATCCTCGCACGGTACGCGGGCCGGCTGACGATGCCGGTACTCATGCTCCTCGGGTTCGCGGTCAGCAGCATGGGCAACCTGGTCACCGGCCTGGCGTGGGCGATCTGGGCGGCGCTCGCGCTCCAGGTGATCCGCGGGCTCGGGATCGCGGCCATCGACGTCGGCGTCAACACCCACCTGCAACGCGTCGTACCGGTGCACCTTCGCAGCCGCGTCTTCGGCAATCTGTACGGCGCCATCGGTCTCGCGGCCGGACTGTCGTATGTGCTCGGCGGGCTCCTGCTTCAGCACACCGACGCGCGGACGACGTTCGTGACGGCGGGCGCGGGCGGGTTGATCGCTACGGCAGCGACTGTGCTCGCAGTTCGGCGATCGGGCGACGCAGCGAGCGAGCCCCCGGTACGGCGATGA